From the Theobroma cacao cultivar B97-61/B2 chromosome 2, Criollo_cocoa_genome_V2, whole genome shotgun sequence genome, one window contains:
- the LOC18607719 gene encoding cysteine protease RD19A — protein sequence MDRRFVFSLFVIFSLCFVCVISTETFSAEGSEVDPLIRQVTDGQDGAEPQLLTAEHHFSLFKSRFKKSYGSQEEHDYRFKVFQDNLRRAARHQKLDPSASHGVTQFSDLTPREFRRTYLGLRRLRLPKDATEAPILPTDNLPEDFDWSEKGAVTPVKNQGSCGSCWSFSTTGALEGANFLATGKLVSLSEQQLVDCDHECDPEEPDSCDSGCNGGLMNSAFEYTLKAGGLMREEDYPYTGTDRGTCKFDKSKIAAKVANFSVVSLDEDQIAANLVKNGPLAVAINAVFMQTYIKGVSCPYICSKRLDHGVLLVGYGSAGYAPVRMKDKPYWIIKNSWGESWGEDGFYKICRGRNICGVDSMVSTVAAVDTNSQ from the exons ATGGATCGTCGCTTtgtattttctctctttgttattttctctttatgcTTCGTTTGCGTGATTTCTACGGAGACTTTCTCGGCCGAGGGATCGGAAGTTGATCCGTTGATCAGGCAAGTAACGGACGGTCAGGATGGAGCCGAGCCACAGCTCCTGACCGCCGAGCATCACTTCTCGCTATTCAAGAGTCGGTTCAAGAAATCGTACGGGTCGCAGGAGGAGCACGATTACAGGTTCAAGGTTTTTCAGGATAACTTGAGACGTGCGGCGCGTCATCAGAAGCTTGACCCGTCTGCGAGTCACGGGGTGACTCAGTTCTCTGATTTGACTCCGAGAGAGTTCAGGAGGACGTATTTGGGGTTAAGGAGATTGAGACTGCCCAAAGATGCGACCGAGGCACCGATTTTGCCTACCGATAATTTGCCTGAAGATTTTGACTGGAGTGAAAAAGGAGCTGTTACACCCGTCAAAAatcag GGTTCATGCGGATCATGCTGGTCATTTAGTACAACAGGTGCCTTGGAAGGTGCTAACTTTTTGGCAACTGGGAAACTCGTGAGCCTTAGCGAGCAGCAGCTCGTGGATTGTGATCATGAG TGTGATCCGGAGGAACCAGATTCTTGTGATTCTGGATGCAATGGTGGGCTCATGAATAGTGCTTTTGAGTATACTCTCAAAGCTGGTGGTCTTATGCGTGAGGAGGACTACCCCTACACCGGCACTGACCGTGGGACCTGCAAATTTGACAAGAGCAAGATTGCAGCAAAAGTGGCCAACTTCAGTGTTGTTTCTCTTGATGAGGACCAAATTGCTGCTAATCTTGTGAAGAATGGTCCTCTTGCAG TGGCTATCAATGCAGTGTTCATGCAGACATATATTAAGGGAGTTTCTTGCCCTTACATTTGCTCAAAGCGCCTGGATCATGGAGTACTGTTGGTGGGGTATGGTTCAGCTGGCTATGCTCCAGTCCGCATGAAGGATAAACCATACTGGATCATTAAGAACTCATGGGGAGAAAGCTGGGGGGAGGATGGATTCTACAAAATCTGCCGGGGTCGCAATATTTGTGGAGTAGACTCCATGGTATCGACAGTTGCTGCTGTTGATACCAACTCTCAGTAG